The proteins below come from a single Saccharopolyspora sp. SCSIO 74807 genomic window:
- a CDS encoding inositol monophosphatase, whose amino-acid sequence MTVLPSQPRIEPGLLSRALEVAGRLANDAADVITATAGRGASPADTDSPFDWVTDTGRTLERHTRRVLADEFPGVPVFGEEFDSTPDAGTTVAEQLTARGSSARYRWSVDPVDGTANYVAGLPWCAYSLAMLDEHGPVVGVVADPYRSQIYAAARDRGMRANGSPVRLADRQDTRAGIVCTELTRSGPWPGIDRFISNAAAAQVGVRLLGSPALAITQVALGHAMAAVLDAYEEWDVAGALSLAAESGAAVLDRRGEPSPLPAGGLLVAAPAVAGEVLDWWRQATG is encoded by the coding sequence ATGACGGTCTTGCCCTCCCAACCGCGCATCGAACCCGGGCTGTTGTCGCGCGCGCTGGAAGTCGCCGGGCGCCTCGCGAACGATGCGGCGGACGTGATCACCGCGACGGCCGGGCGGGGCGCCAGCCCGGCCGACACCGACTCGCCGTTCGACTGGGTGACCGACACCGGGCGCACCCTGGAACGGCACACCAGGCGCGTGCTCGCCGACGAATTCCCCGGCGTGCCGGTGTTCGGCGAGGAATTCGACTCCACGCCCGACGCGGGCACGACCGTCGCCGAACAGCTCACCGCACGCGGCTCCTCGGCGCGTTACCGCTGGTCGGTGGACCCGGTGGACGGCACAGCGAACTACGTGGCCGGGTTGCCGTGGTGCGCCTACAGCCTGGCGATGCTCGACGAGCACGGGCCGGTGGTGGGCGTGGTCGCCGACCCGTACCGCTCGCAGATCTACGCGGCCGCGCGGGACCGCGGGATGCGGGCGAACGGCAGCCCGGTGCGGTTGGCGGACCGGCAGGACACCCGCGCGGGCATCGTGTGCACCGAGCTCACCCGCAGCGGCCCGTGGCCGGGCATAGACCGGTTCATCAGCAATGCGGCCGCCGCGCAAGTGGGAGTCCGGTTGCTGGGCTCGCCCGCGCTGGCGATCACGCAGGTGGCGCTGGGCCACGCCATGGCCGCGGTGCTGGACGCCTACGAGGAGTGGGACGTGGCCGGTGCGTTGTCGCTGGCCGCGGAGTCCGGTGCCGCCGTGCTGGATCGGCGCGGTGAGCCGTCGCCGCTGCCCGCGGGCGGGCTGCTGGTGGCGGCGCCTGCGGTGGCCGGTGAAGTGCTGGACTGGTGGCGGCAGGCGACCGGCTGA
- a CDS encoding glycosyltransferase family 1 protein, with translation MRIAIVSESFLPQVNGVTNSVLRVVEHVRRRGGQALVIAPGAGPEEHEGTPVIRLPAVDLPVVSSLPIGFPTRRLLLAMQEFGPDLVHLASPFVVGARGLAAARKLGVPSVAVYQTDVAGFAESYGLGLTARAAWRWTRRLHCGADRTLAPSTWAAEALRERGIPRVHRWGRGVDTARFAPGKRDRALRAELAPNGELLVGYVGRLAPEKHIERLAALHDVPGVRVVVVGDGPQRQDLAEQLPDAAFLGLQTGEELARIYASLDVFVHTGPYETFCQAVQEAMASGVPAIAPDAGGPRDLVQPGRTGYLLPPHDPDAHAQALRDAVQALRDPLLRARFGSAARNSVAQRTWPAVCEELIEHYAEVIGRPRDDRMAA, from the coding sequence GTGCGGATCGCCATCGTGTCGGAAAGCTTTCTGCCGCAGGTCAACGGGGTCACGAACTCCGTGTTGCGGGTGGTCGAGCACGTGCGCCGCCGAGGCGGCCAGGCCCTCGTGATCGCCCCGGGTGCCGGCCCGGAGGAGCACGAAGGAACCCCCGTGATCCGGCTGCCCGCCGTGGACCTGCCGGTGGTCTCGTCGCTGCCGATCGGGTTCCCGACCCGCCGGTTGCTGCTCGCGATGCAGGAGTTCGGCCCGGACCTCGTGCACCTGGCATCGCCGTTCGTGGTCGGGGCGCGCGGCTTGGCGGCGGCGCGCAAGCTCGGTGTGCCGTCGGTCGCGGTTTACCAGACCGATGTCGCCGGATTCGCCGAGTCCTACGGGCTCGGGCTGACCGCGCGGGCGGCTTGGCGCTGGACGCGGCGGTTGCACTGCGGCGCGGACCGCACGCTGGCGCCGTCCACCTGGGCGGCCGAAGCCTTGCGCGAGCGCGGGATTCCGCGAGTGCACCGCTGGGGCCGCGGCGTCGACACCGCGCGGTTCGCGCCGGGCAAGCGGGATCGGGCGTTGCGCGCCGAACTCGCTCCGAACGGCGAACTGCTCGTCGGCTACGTGGGCAGGCTCGCGCCGGAGAAGCACATCGAAAGGTTGGCCGCGCTGCACGACGTGCCGGGTGTGCGGGTCGTGGTGGTCGGCGACGGGCCGCAGCGCCAAGACCTCGCCGAGCAGTTGCCGGACGCCGCGTTCCTCGGCTTGCAGACCGGAGAGGAACTGGCGCGGATCTACGCGAGCCTGGACGTGTTCGTGCACACCGGCCCGTACGAGACGTTCTGCCAGGCGGTGCAGGAGGCGATGGCTTCCGGCGTTCCCGCGATCGCACCGGACGCCGGTGGCCCGCGCGATCTCGTGCAGCCCGGACGCACCGGTTACCTGCTGCCCCCGCACGACCCGGACGCGCACGCGCAGGCGTTGCGGGATGCGGTGCAGGCGCTTCGGGATCCGCTGCTGCGTGCGAGGTTCGGTTCGGCCGCGCGCAATTCCGTCGCGCAACGCACGTGGCCTGCCGTGTGCGAAGAACTCATCGAGCACTACGCGGAGGTCATCGGGCGTCCGCGCGACGACCGGATGGCCGCGTGA
- a CDS encoding demethylmenaquinone methyltransferase, producing MSRAGLDKDPREVAAMFDGVAKRYDLTNTVLSFGQDRHWRRVTREALAPEPGERVLDLAAGSGVSTAEFAESGAWCVAADFSLGMLSVGRDRGLPLVAADALRLPFADAAFDAVTISFGLRNLVDTVAGLREMARVVRPGGRLVVCEFSTPTWEPFRTVYMNYVMRALPPIARAVSSNPDAYVYLAESIRAWPHQPALAAKIGSAGWSKVAWRDLMGGAVAVHRAFKPELG from the coding sequence GTGTCTCGGGCCGGTTTGGACAAGGACCCTCGCGAGGTCGCCGCGATGTTCGACGGCGTCGCGAAGCGCTACGACCTGACCAACACGGTGCTGTCGTTCGGCCAGGACCGGCACTGGCGGCGCGTCACCCGCGAAGCGCTGGCGCCCGAGCCGGGCGAGCGGGTGCTCGACCTGGCCGCGGGCAGCGGCGTCTCGACCGCGGAGTTCGCCGAGTCCGGCGCGTGGTGCGTGGCGGCCGACTTCTCGCTCGGGATGCTCTCGGTCGGCCGCGACCGGGGGTTGCCGCTGGTGGCCGCGGACGCGCTGCGGCTGCCGTTCGCCGACGCCGCGTTCGACGCGGTGACGATCTCGTTCGGGCTGCGCAACCTGGTGGACACGGTCGCGGGACTGCGTGAGATGGCGCGCGTGGTGCGCCCCGGCGGGCGGCTCGTGGTGTGCGAGTTCTCCACGCCCACCTGGGAACCGTTCCGGACGGTCTACATGAACTACGTGATGCGCGCGTTGCCGCCGATCGCCCGCGCGGTCTCGTCCAACCCGGACGCCTACGTCTACCTCGCCGAGTCGATCCGGGCGTGGCCGCACCAGCCCGCGCTGGCCGCGAAGATCGGCTCCGCCGGTTGGTCGAAGGTCGCTTGGCGCGACCTGATGGGCGGCGCGGTGGCGGTGCACCGCGCGTTCAAACCCGAACTCGGCTGA
- a CDS encoding LysR family transcriptional regulator, with the protein MRMDLTLQQLRLVVAVHDAGGFTLAAQRLHLAQSSLSRTVREVERKLGVELFRRTTRELASTPEGAEFCAVARRIVGSFDAGMNHFDGFLAGARGQVRIATLPSPAAMLLPPVISAYRAAHPHVDVAIEDALSGEVLRRVRSGAVDLAVTVRLDGSEDDLEVYPLAADRFCCVFPAGHRFADRTRLEWADLADEPCIAFDTSSSIRWHTDRAVPNARPALEARNIAAVAGLVAAGLGVSAVPGLVLPLMEFAGLGHLPLSGPEVHRRVVVIRDPARPLAPAADAFLRTLRSPAGELPAEASWQLR; encoded by the coding sequence ATGCGCATGGATCTCACGTTGCAGCAGCTCAGGCTGGTGGTCGCGGTGCACGACGCGGGCGGCTTCACGCTCGCCGCGCAGCGGTTGCACCTCGCCCAGTCCTCGCTGAGCCGGACCGTGCGCGAGGTGGAGCGCAAGCTCGGCGTCGAGCTGTTCCGGCGCACCACCCGCGAGCTGGCGAGCACCCCGGAGGGCGCGGAGTTCTGCGCCGTCGCGCGCCGGATCGTGGGCTCCTTCGACGCCGGGATGAACCACTTCGACGGCTTCCTCGCCGGGGCCCGCGGCCAGGTCCGGATCGCGACGCTGCCGTCGCCGGCTGCGATGCTGCTGCCGCCGGTGATCTCCGCCTACCGCGCGGCGCACCCGCACGTCGACGTCGCCATCGAAGACGCGTTGTCCGGCGAGGTGCTGCGGCGGGTCCGCTCCGGTGCGGTCGATCTCGCGGTGACCGTGCGGCTGGACGGCTCGGAGGACGACCTGGAGGTGTACCCGCTGGCCGCCGACCGGTTCTGCTGCGTTTTCCCGGCGGGGCACCGGTTCGCGGACCGCACTCGGCTGGAGTGGGCCGATCTCGCCGATGAGCCCTGCATCGCGTTCGACACCAGCAGCAGCATCCGCTGGCACACCGACCGCGCCGTGCCGAACGCACGGCCGGCGCTGGAGGCGCGCAACATCGCGGCCGTCGCCGGGCTGGTCGCGGCCGGGCTCGGGGTTTCCGCGGTGCCCGGGCTGGTGCTGCCGCTGATGGAATTCGCCGGGCTCGGCCACCTGCCGCTGTCCGGACCGGAGGTGCACCGGCGCGTCGTGGTCATCCGCGACCCGGCGCGGCCGTTGGCACCGGCGGCCGACGCGTTCCTGCGGACCTTGCGCAGCCCGGCGGGCGAGCTGCCCGCGGAGGCGTCTTGGCAGCTGCGCTGA